A stretch of Telopea speciosissima isolate NSW1024214 ecotype Mountain lineage chromosome 11, Tspe_v1, whole genome shotgun sequence DNA encodes these proteins:
- the LOC122645069 gene encoding peroxidase 55-like — MGSLVFWVLLLGSLVLPLNSSPFNPFVFSHRPLSSSFNGLSENFYAKSCPKVEKLIWNALGCEGSVLITSTAHDAERDADLNLSLPPDGFDLVIRAKKIVEAACPGVVSCADILAILARDVVYYAKGPWWPVDKGRRDGRNSKAANVAANVPSGYSNLTDLIERFQSKGQSKFDLVTLSGAHNLGLTHCKEFANRLRQPDPTMNETLRTGLINGCPYPKIDPLVVVPFDETPAQFDNGYYENLRLHRGVLTSDQALFSGGDEYIRKMVLRFAEDKEQFFKLFGYAMKRLGAVGVKTGTEGEIRRECTSFN; from the exons atGGGTTCTCTGGTTTTCTGGGTTCTTCTGTTGGGTTCTCTGGTTCTACCCTTGAATTCTTCCCCTTTTAACCCTTTTGTGTTCTCACACAGACCTCTCTCGTCTTCTTTTAATGGCCTTTCTGAAAATTTCTACGCAAAATCATGCCCAAAAGTCGAAAAGTTAATCTGGAATGCTTTG GGTTGCGAGGGCTCGGTGTTGATCACATCTACGGCGCATGATGCAGAGAGAGATGCTGATCTTAACCTGTCTTTGCCCCCAGATGGCTTTGATCTTGTCATCCGGGCCAAGAAGATTGTTGAAGCAGCGTGTCCTGGCGTGGTTTCCTGCGCTGACATACTCGCCATTCTAGCCCGTGATGTTGTCTACTAT GCGAAGGGTCCATGGTGGCCGGTTGACAAGGGGAGGAGGGATGGAAGGAATTCCAAGGCTGCAAACGTTGCTGCCAACGTGCCAAGTGGCTACTCCAATTTGACCGATCTTATTGAAAGGTTCCAATCCAAGGGCCAATCTAAATTTGATCTCGTGACACTCTCTGGGGCCCACAACCTCGGTTTAACCCATTGCAAAGAATTTGCCAATCGCCTTCGCCAACCTGATCCTACAATGAATGAAACGCTCCGGACGGGTCTTATAAATGGGTGCCCGTATCCGAAGATCGACCCGCTGGTTGTGGTACCATTCGATGAAACGCCGGCTCAGTTTGATAACGGGTATTACGAGAACTTAAGGCTGCACAGAGGAGTGTTGACGTCCGATCAAGCCCTGTTTTCAGGCGGCGACGAATATATCCGAAAAATGGTTTTACGGTTTGCCGAAGACAAGGAGCAGTTTTTCAAGTTGTTTGGTTATGCCATGAAGAGGTTGGGAGCTGTTGGAGTTAAAACTGGAACTGAAGGAGAGATTAGAAGGGAATGTACTAGCTTCAATTGA